The Amphiprion ocellaris isolate individual 3 ecotype Okinawa chromosome 6, ASM2253959v1, whole genome shotgun sequence genome contains a region encoding:
- the cdc14b gene encoding dual specificity protein phosphatase CDC14B isoform X4 translates to MFRTAGKMIADDVASRCIEFVKDQLYFAILQQKIKSTAERHCFCIDEELAYENFYADFGPLNLAMFYRFCCKLTKKLKSITLSRKKIIFYTCGDQKKQVNAAYLIGSYAVMHLNMMPEEAYSLLVSRNSTYIPFRDASFGTCMYNLNILDCLRGVHKALQYGWLDFSNFDVEEYEHYERAENGDLNWIIPGKFLAFSGPHPKSKIENGYPLHAPEAYIPYFRKHNITTIIRLNKKMYDARRFTDSGFEHHDLFFVDGSTPNDSIVRKFLNICENAEGGIAVHCKAGLGRTGTLIGCYMMKHYRLTAAEAIAWIRICRPGSIIGPQQNFVEEKQNGLWADGDVFREKMLNERENGKMAVTRILSGVDDITINGSNKNRASKKEEMDLYNDEEERNGLTQGDKLRALKSKRQSRSSSGSLSQEENKIHTRSLSQSLSRVVLQASVQGCKTSVGPLALSEHSDSRKRTRTSLPANGVGGSSLCHTRLARSLGNLHVAAGDRDPMCCEPCGSHRDTASVTPSTGTLINFNMAQVHLQTHCLQRM, encoded by the exons ATGTTCAGAACTGCTGGCAAGATGATCGCGGACGATGTTGCATCAAGATGTATTGAGTTCGTCAAGG aTCAACTATATTTTGCCATACTTCAGCAAAAGATCAAGAGCACTGCTGAAAGACACTGTTTCTGCATAGATGAAGAGCTGGCATACGAGAA ctTCTATGCGGACTTTGGTCCCCTTAATCTGGCCATGTTTTATCGCTTCTGTTGCAAGCTGACGAAGAAGCTCAAG TCCATAACACTCTCAAGGAAGAAGATCATATTTTATACGTGCGGAGATCAGAAAAAACAAGTCAATGCTGCCTACCTAATAGGCTCATATGCA GTAATGCATTTAAATATGATGCCGGAGGAGGCCTACAGTCTGCTGGTGTCAAGGAATTCAACGTATATTCCATTCAG AGATGCCTCATTTGGTACTTGCATGTACAATCTGAACATCCTCGACTGCCTTCGTGGTGTTCACAAA GCTCTACAGTATGGCTGGCTCGACTTCTCTAACTTTGATGTGGAAGAATATGAGCACTATGAGAGAGCAGAAAATGGAGACTTAAACTGGATCATTCCAGGAAAGTTCCTTGCTTTCAGCGGGCCTCATCCAAAAAGCAAAATAGAGAATG GGTATCCTTTGCATGCTCCCGAGGCTTACATCCCATACTTCAGGAAACACAACATCACCACGATCATCAGACTCAACAAGAAGATGTATGACGCGAGGCGTTTTACAGACTCTGGCTTTGAGCATCATGACCTGTTCTTTGTGGATGGGAGTACACCGAACGACTCCATTGTCAGAAAGTTCCTCAATATCTGTGAGAATGCAGAAGGAGGTATTGCTGTTCACTGCAAAG CTGGTCTGGGGAGGACTGGTACTCTGATCGGCTGCTACATGATGAAACATTACCGCCTGACTGCAGCAGAGGCAATTGCATGGATACGGATCTGCCGACCAGGGTCCATCATTGGCCCTCAGCAGAACTTTGTTGAAGA GAAGCAGAACGGTCTGTGGGCAGATGGAGATGTTTTCCGAGAGAAGATGTTAAATGAACGAGAGAATGGCAAGATGGCTGTAACCAGGATCCTCTCTGGAGTGGATGACATAACCATCAATGGCAGCAACAAGAACAGGGCATCcaagaaagaagaaatggaccTG tacaatgatgaagaggagagaAATGGCCTTACACAAGGTGATAAACTACGAGCCCTTAAGAGCAAGAGGCAGTCCAGATCGTCTTCAGGTTCATTATC ACAAGAGGAGAATAAGATACACACCAGGTCATTGTCACAGTCCCTGAG CAGGGTCGTCTTGCAGGCCAGTGTTCAGGGCTGTAAGACCAGCGTTGGCCCATTGGCTCTCTCTGAGCACTCAGACAGCAGGAAGAGGACCAGAACCTCACTGCCAGCCAACGGTGTAGGAGGAAG CTCCCTGTGCCACACCAGACTGGCCAGGTCTCTAGGCAACTTGCATGTCGCAGCTGGCGACAGAGACCCAATGTGTTGTGAGCCCTGTGGCAGCCATAGAGACACAGCCAGTGTCACACCCAGCACAGGCACTCTCATCAACTTTAACATGGCACAGGTCCATCTGCAG ACGCACTGTCTCCAGAGGATGTAA
- the cdc14b gene encoding dual specificity protein phosphatase CDC14B isoform X7: MKRKSERRRAESRKKRCAAPNSSEAEPNSDIYIEITDQLYFAILQQKIKSTAERHCFCIDEELAYENFYADFGPLNLAMFYRFCCKLTKKLKSITLSRKKIIFYTCGDQKKQVNAAYLIGSYAVMHLNMMPEEAYSLLVSRNSTYIPFRDASFGTCMYNLNILDCLRGVHKALQYGWLDFSNFDVEEYEHYERAENGDLNWIIPGKFLAFSGPHPKSKIENGYPLHAPEAYIPYFRKHNITTIIRLNKKMYDARRFTDSGFEHHDLFFVDGSTPNDSIVRKFLNICENAEGGIAVHCKAGLGRTGTLIGCYMMKHYRLTAAEAIAWIRICRPGSIIGPQQNFVEEKQNGLWADGDVFREKMLNERENGKMAVTRILSGVDDITINGSNKNRASKKEEMDLYNDEEERNGLTQGDKLRALKSKRQSRSSSGSLSQVVVFCCSLMGTVWPMCCLPFKR; the protein is encoded by the exons ATGAAGCGCAAGAGCGAGAGGAGGCGAGCCGAGTCGAGGAAAAAGCGCTGTGCAGCTCCCAACAGCTCAGAGGCGGAGCCAAACTCTGATATTTACATTGAGATAACAG aTCAACTATATTTTGCCATACTTCAGCAAAAGATCAAGAGCACTGCTGAAAGACACTGTTTCTGCATAGATGAAGAGCTGGCATACGAGAA ctTCTATGCGGACTTTGGTCCCCTTAATCTGGCCATGTTTTATCGCTTCTGTTGCAAGCTGACGAAGAAGCTCAAG TCCATAACACTCTCAAGGAAGAAGATCATATTTTATACGTGCGGAGATCAGAAAAAACAAGTCAATGCTGCCTACCTAATAGGCTCATATGCA GTAATGCATTTAAATATGATGCCGGAGGAGGCCTACAGTCTGCTGGTGTCAAGGAATTCAACGTATATTCCATTCAG AGATGCCTCATTTGGTACTTGCATGTACAATCTGAACATCCTCGACTGCCTTCGTGGTGTTCACAAA GCTCTACAGTATGGCTGGCTCGACTTCTCTAACTTTGATGTGGAAGAATATGAGCACTATGAGAGAGCAGAAAATGGAGACTTAAACTGGATCATTCCAGGAAAGTTCCTTGCTTTCAGCGGGCCTCATCCAAAAAGCAAAATAGAGAATG GGTATCCTTTGCATGCTCCCGAGGCTTACATCCCATACTTCAGGAAACACAACATCACCACGATCATCAGACTCAACAAGAAGATGTATGACGCGAGGCGTTTTACAGACTCTGGCTTTGAGCATCATGACCTGTTCTTTGTGGATGGGAGTACACCGAACGACTCCATTGTCAGAAAGTTCCTCAATATCTGTGAGAATGCAGAAGGAGGTATTGCTGTTCACTGCAAAG CTGGTCTGGGGAGGACTGGTACTCTGATCGGCTGCTACATGATGAAACATTACCGCCTGACTGCAGCAGAGGCAATTGCATGGATACGGATCTGCCGACCAGGGTCCATCATTGGCCCTCAGCAGAACTTTGTTGAAGA GAAGCAGAACGGTCTGTGGGCAGATGGAGATGTTTTCCGAGAGAAGATGTTAAATGAACGAGAGAATGGCAAGATGGCTGTAACCAGGATCCTCTCTGGAGTGGATGACATAACCATCAATGGCAGCAACAAGAACAGGGCATCcaagaaagaagaaatggaccTG tacaatgatgaagaggagagaAATGGCCTTACACAAGGTGATAAACTACGAGCCCTTAAGAGCAAGAGGCAGTCCAGATCGTCTTCAGGTTCATTATC GCAGGTGGTAGTGTTCTGCTGCAGCCTCATGGGCACGGTGTGGCCGATGTGTTGCCTGCCGTTCAAAAGAtag